From one Gimesia sp. genomic stretch:
- a CDS encoding HlyD family efflux transporter periplasmic adaptor subunit — MSETKTKTSQSWSKKLKHILLPILILGIGGGSMVVLKAMKQEPEQQETLTEQTAPLVSTETIKVSDSGVTIAVDGIVVPSREVKLAAEVAGKVLYTKDGCKVGNLVHKATQQEKEAGGDGSLLIQIDPENYQLEVQRLTQELGQAQNAIDELEVEIDNAKAMIDLAHEEVLLQKSQLSRVEKLRTRNVVSDTEYEEAKRGELAARNALQKLTNEADLLRSRRQRMMHARDLVKVQLSRAQLDLKRTKIYSPINGVIVEDTVEKDGYVKVGDPLVMIEDTSSVEVRTNLRMEELYQLWQHAAQAAQKGKPVPVAGNGGRHDLGYQLPQLPVKVNYEIGGRKFIWNGKLSRYDGIGLDEKTRTVPCRIVVSDPRPTEILVNGKPTTQVVGAPPLARGMYVSVEIPLEGNVSLLEIPETAIRPGNLVWIVRKGKLHEEKIRVVDTSDSQLLVELGASGLKPGDRVVTSPLSVANEGMPVREGELK; from the coding sequence ATGTCAGAAACGAAAACAAAAACATCTCAAAGCTGGTCTAAGAAGCTGAAGCATATTTTGCTGCCGATTCTGATTCTGGGGATCGGTGGTGGCAGTATGGTTGTTCTGAAAGCCATGAAGCAGGAGCCGGAACAGCAGGAAACTCTGACCGAACAGACCGCGCCCCTGGTCTCAACCGAAACGATCAAGGTTTCCGATTCGGGAGTGACCATTGCCGTCGATGGGATTGTGGTTCCCTCGCGAGAAGTGAAGCTGGCAGCGGAAGTCGCTGGCAAGGTGCTCTATACGAAAGATGGATGTAAGGTCGGTAATCTGGTGCATAAAGCCACGCAGCAGGAAAAGGAAGCTGGCGGAGATGGAAGTCTGCTGATTCAGATCGATCCGGAAAATTACCAGTTGGAGGTGCAGCGTCTGACACAGGAACTGGGGCAGGCTCAGAACGCCATCGATGAACTGGAAGTGGAAATCGATAATGCAAAAGCAATGATCGATCTGGCACACGAAGAAGTCCTGCTGCAGAAAAGTCAGTTAAGCCGGGTCGAAAAACTGCGGACGCGGAATGTCGTCTCTGATACGGAATACGAAGAAGCCAAGCGGGGTGAACTGGCTGCACGGAACGCGCTGCAGAAACTGACCAACGAAGCAGACCTGCTGCGGTCACGTCGACAACGGATGATGCATGCCCGCGATCTGGTCAAAGTACAGCTTTCCCGTGCGCAGCTGGATTTGAAGCGTACGAAAATCTATTCGCCCATCAATGGTGTCATCGTGGAGGATACGGTAGAAAAAGATGGGTATGTGAAGGTCGGTGATCCCCTGGTAATGATCGAAGACACATCTTCGGTTGAAGTGCGTACCAATCTGCGGATGGAAGAACTCTATCAACTCTGGCAGCATGCGGCACAAGCTGCTCAAAAGGGCAAACCTGTGCCCGTTGCCGGGAATGGCGGACGGCATGATCTGGGATATCAACTTCCCCAGTTGCCTGTCAAAGTGAACTACGAAATTGGCGGTAGAAAATTTATCTGGAATGGCAAGCTCTCCCGCTACGATGGGATCGGACTGGATGAGAAAACCCGTACGGTTCCTTGCCGGATTGTCGTGTCTGATCCGCGACCGACTGAAATTCTGGTTAACGGAAAACCAACGACTCAGGTTGTGGGGGCACCGCCGCTGGCGCGAGGTATGTACGTCTCGGTGGAAATTCCTCTTGAAGGTAATGTTTCTTTGCTCGAAATACCCGAAACGGCAATTCGACCAGGTAACCTGGTCTGGATTGTCCGGAAAGGCAAGCTGCACGAAGAGAAGATTCGCGTGGTTGATACCAGCGACAGTCAGTTGCTGGTAGAACTGGGGGCTTCAGGGCTCAAGCCCGGCGATCGTGTGGTGACCTCGCCCTTAAGTGTAGCCAATGAGGGAATGCCTGTCCGTGAAGGAGAGTTGAAATGA
- a CDS encoding CerR family C-terminal domain-containing protein — protein sequence MSSVDVRNRLLEAAGPVFSEKGFEKATVREICQKADVNVASVNYYFGDKEQLYLEVICLAKEMGVSRAPLPEWTPETSAEQKLRDWVMTLVRRMLGTGELSWSNHLIMREVLRPTKACGHLIQELFRPFVNIADGILLEMLGDEIPPYRRMQCIFSIAAQCQFYRVSGGMVSLMLGPEEQAAHYDPEHLIEHILQFSLAAVKNLKQEFNESVMESSSTLHKI from the coding sequence ATGTCGTCTGTTGATGTGCGAAACCGTTTGCTGGAAGCTGCGGGGCCTGTTTTTTCGGAAAAAGGCTTCGAGAAGGCAACGGTGCGCGAAATCTGTCAGAAAGCAGACGTCAACGTAGCGAGCGTCAATTACTATTTTGGTGACAAGGAACAGCTTTATCTGGAAGTCATCTGCCTGGCCAAAGAGATGGGGGTCTCTCGAGCTCCTTTACCTGAGTGGACCCCCGAGACATCCGCCGAACAAAAATTGCGGGATTGGGTTATGACGCTGGTCAGACGTATGTTGGGAACGGGAGAACTCTCCTGGAGCAATCACCTGATCATGCGGGAGGTCCTGCGGCCGACGAAAGCCTGCGGACATTTGATTCAGGAGCTGTTTCGTCCTTTTGTGAATATTGCTGATGGGATTCTGCTGGAAATGCTGGGGGATGAAATTCCCCCCTATCGCAGGATGCAATGTATTTTCAGTATCGCGGCTCAGTGTCAGTTTTATCGAGTCTCCGGGGGGATGGTCAGTCTGATGCTGGGACCGGAAGAGCAGGCAGCCCACTATGATCCAGAGCATCTGATTGAGCACATCCTGCAGTTCTCCCTTGCTGCTGTTAAAAATCTGAAACAGGAATTCAACGAATCCGTTATGGAATCTTCTTCAACACTTCACAAGATCTGA
- a CDS encoding CCA tRNA nucleotidyltransferase, with the protein MKHTEPYQAAVEIVQKLRDAGFQALWAGGCVRDLLLGKEPKDYDVATNALPEEVRHLFGKRRTLAVGASFGVIIVRGHQPDCDVEVATFRTEGPYLDGRRPEHVHFTTAEEDAQRRDFTINGMFYDPINDSIFDYVGGKTDLQQHIIRAIGNPLERMQEDKLRLLRAIRFTATLRFSLDETTFHAIQTMAQEITVVSPERIAEEMRKMLVHPNREYAMELACTAGLLTPVIPELAPLWESEPNQPLWQQTLKRLEFLQSTHFEPAFAALLLDLPATDDQQRLNTVYEVCKQLRFSNHELNLVHWLIEHRDNLQGASAFPLSRLKRLLAHPNFPYLLELAEADLRSRNQSLADLEFCREYRDHTPIEVLNPPPLLTGNDLIASGIKSGPQFKELLTQIQDAQLEERIQNQAEAFALLNQLINQK; encoded by the coding sequence ATGAAACACACAGAACCCTATCAGGCAGCAGTCGAAATTGTACAGAAACTCAGAGACGCCGGCTTTCAGGCACTCTGGGCCGGGGGCTGCGTGCGGGATCTGCTGCTCGGCAAAGAGCCCAAAGATTACGATGTCGCCACGAATGCCCTGCCCGAGGAAGTGCGTCATCTGTTTGGAAAACGTCGAACCCTGGCCGTCGGTGCCAGCTTCGGTGTGATCATCGTTCGCGGCCACCAGCCGGACTGCGATGTCGAGGTCGCGACATTCCGCACCGAAGGCCCTTACCTGGATGGTCGCCGGCCGGAACATGTCCACTTCACCACAGCCGAAGAAGACGCCCAGCGCCGTGACTTCACAATCAACGGCATGTTCTATGACCCGATCAACGATTCCATCTTCGACTATGTCGGCGGAAAAACGGATCTGCAGCAGCATATCATTCGCGCCATCGGGAACCCCCTGGAACGGATGCAGGAAGATAAACTGCGTCTGCTGCGTGCGATCCGCTTCACTGCCACTCTGCGTTTTAGCCTGGATGAAACTACGTTTCATGCGATTCAGACTATGGCTCAGGAAATCACCGTTGTCAGCCCGGAACGCATCGCGGAAGAAATGCGAAAAATGCTGGTTCACCCGAACCGCGAATATGCAATGGAACTGGCCTGCACAGCCGGTCTGCTCACACCTGTGATCCCGGAACTGGCGCCTCTGTGGGAATCTGAGCCTAACCAGCCACTCTGGCAACAGACCCTCAAACGGCTGGAATTCCTGCAGTCAACGCATTTTGAACCAGCGTTCGCCGCCCTGCTGCTCGACCTGCCTGCCACCGATGATCAGCAACGGCTGAATACCGTGTATGAGGTCTGTAAACAGCTCCGCTTTTCCAACCATGAACTCAATCTGGTGCATTGGCTGATTGAACACCGGGACAACCTGCAGGGAGCCTCTGCATTCCCTCTCTCCCGGCTGAAACGCCTGCTGGCACATCCGAACTTCCCTTACCTGCTGGAACTGGCCGAAGCAGACCTGCGTTCCCGGAATCAGTCGCTGGCAGACCTTGAATTTTGCCGAGAGTATCGTGATCATACCCCCATTGAGGTCTTGAATCCCCCGCCACTGCTTACGGGCAATGATCTGATCGCTTCCGGCATCAAATCGGGCCCGCAGTTCAAAGAACTCTTAACTCAAATTCAGGATGCCCAGTTGGAAGAGCGCATCCAGAACCAGGCGGAAGCATTTGCCCTGCTGAATCAGTTGATCAATCAGAAATAA
- a CDS encoding Gfo/Idh/MocA family oxidoreductase gives MTDKVRIGIIGAGAVSDYHHVPGINLDPRAELVSICDPNSELLAQRQSDWGKTKATTNFQEMADDPDVDAVIIATPNFTHHEIALACINGGKHVMCEKPLGLNYTESAEMYRAARDANVRHMTAFTYRFAPSMRYVKHLVESGALGVPRHFRSQRFLDWPESSWGWRQSKKLAGAGDLFDMTIHRIDFAQDLLGPIKSICGAVAQFVPRDKTAEGQPCEPSEVDDWSSLIGQFENGAVGVWEGSTLMKGYHNDGFGYEWAEVNGSEGSAAYQLTDPNNILIGKPGQTMEKLPVPEEYLVIEGSPRDPHAGVPSTVFRYDLVYEFVSAIVEKRDAIPGFDHGASAQLIADSVLESFDKRTWIDINCDL, from the coding sequence ATGACAGATAAAGTTCGCATTGGAATCATCGGAGCCGGCGCCGTCTCCGACTACCACCACGTCCCCGGCATCAATCTTGATCCCCGTGCAGAACTGGTCTCGATCTGTGACCCCAATTCAGAACTGCTGGCCCAGCGTCAAAGCGACTGGGGCAAAACCAAAGCGACCACAAACTTCCAGGAAATGGCTGATGATCCCGATGTCGACGCCGTGATCATCGCGACTCCCAACTTCACACACCACGAAATCGCCCTCGCCTGTATTAACGGAGGCAAACACGTTATGTGTGAAAAACCGCTCGGATTGAATTACACGGAATCGGCAGAAATGTATCGAGCCGCCCGTGATGCCAACGTTCGCCACATGACCGCTTTCACCTACCGCTTCGCCCCCTCGATGCGGTATGTGAAGCATCTGGTCGAATCTGGAGCCCTCGGCGTGCCGCGCCACTTCCGCAGCCAGCGTTTTCTGGACTGGCCCGAGTCCAGTTGGGGTTGGCGTCAGAGCAAGAAACTCGCTGGTGCCGGCGACCTGTTCGACATGACCATTCACCGCATTGACTTCGCCCAGGACCTGCTCGGACCGATTAAAAGCATCTGTGGTGCCGTCGCGCAGTTTGTTCCCCGCGACAAAACCGCCGAGGGACAACCCTGTGAACCTTCTGAAGTAGACGACTGGTCTTCACTGATCGGGCAGTTTGAAAACGGTGCCGTCGGGGTCTGGGAAGGCAGCACCCTGATGAAAGGCTACCACAACGATGGCTTCGGATATGAATGGGCTGAAGTCAACGGTTCGGAAGGCTCAGCCGCCTATCAGCTGACCGATCCCAACAACATCCTCATCGGCAAACCGGGGCAGACAATGGAAAAACTGCCCGTCCCCGAGGAATATCTGGTTATCGAAGGCAGCCCCCGTGATCCCCACGCCGGCGTCCCCAGCACCGTGTTCCGCTACGACCTGGTCTACGAATTCGTGTCGGCCATCGTAGAAAAACGCGACGCGATTCCCGGTTTCGACCATGGTGCCTCTGCCCAGCTCATCGCTGACTCCGTGCTGGAATCATTTGATAAGCGGACCTGGATCGACATCAACTGCGATCTCTGA
- a CDS encoding DUF6268 family outer membrane beta-barrel protein, with protein sequence MLIQSYRTVVLMLALGAFLFWGAIDSCSAQNRKTIFDDPDGSEYSPLPQRHQTIFMPRDESQIQQTSQSPQIPDVLDAESKAALGIPPQLLKEDQVWGATDEECVDCETFVPMLAHKSATGSVTWLPGNDDNLGIFTLYLSETVDLPRLEGFTITPRFGVHYLDGPERTDLPARVYDTSVSFRWFNKVNEKWSYELEVAPGVYSDFKNVTSDSLRITGKGLAYYVHSRAKQFVMGVVYLDREDIMMLPAAGMIMWFSEGSRLELIFPKPKFTYRLEKDEHLERWAYVAGEFGGGSWAIRRSPGGVDDVVTYSDLRLIGGLETKHTNGKISQLEVGLVFSRSLEYESNIGNYDPSPTAMLRYQLTF encoded by the coding sequence ATGCTCATTCAGTCTTACCGGACTGTAGTACTGATGCTGGCCCTCGGTGCGTTCCTGTTCTGGGGGGCGATCGATTCCTGTTCTGCGCAGAACCGGAAGACAATCTTTGACGATCCGGATGGATCTGAGTATTCACCGTTGCCTCAACGACATCAGACGATTTTTATGCCCCGTGATGAGAGTCAGATTCAACAGACCAGCCAGTCTCCTCAGATTCCCGATGTACTGGATGCCGAATCCAAGGCAGCTTTGGGGATTCCTCCCCAGCTGTTAAAAGAGGATCAGGTCTGGGGGGCAACCGATGAAGAGTGCGTTGATTGTGAAACCTTTGTCCCCATGCTGGCCCATAAGAGCGCAACCGGTTCGGTAACCTGGTTGCCCGGAAACGACGATAACCTGGGAATATTCACTTTGTATCTTTCAGAGACGGTCGATCTTCCGCGGCTGGAGGGGTTTACGATTACACCCCGGTTCGGTGTGCACTACCTGGACGGTCCCGAGCGGACTGATCTACCGGCGCGGGTATATGATACTTCGGTTTCCTTCCGTTGGTTCAACAAGGTCAATGAGAAGTGGTCCTACGAGTTGGAGGTCGCTCCCGGGGTGTATAGTGATTTCAAGAATGTGACTTCCGATTCGCTGCGAATCACGGGTAAGGGGCTGGCGTACTATGTCCATTCTCGTGCCAAGCAGTTTGTGATGGGGGTGGTCTATCTGGATCGTGAAGACATCATGATGCTCCCGGCTGCTGGTATGATCATGTGGTTCAGTGAAGGCTCTCGTCTGGAACTGATCTTTCCCAAGCCGAAGTTTACCTATCGACTTGAGAAAGACGAGCATCTGGAACGCTGGGCCTATGTCGCCGGTGAGTTCGGTGGCGGTTCCTGGGCTATCCGACGCAGTCCCGGCGGGGTCGATGACGTAGTGACGTACAGCGATTTACGCCTGATTGGTGGCCTGGAAACCAAACATACCAACGGAAAGATCAGTCAATTGGAAGTTGGCCTGGTCTTCAGCCGCAGTCTGGAATACGAGTCAAACATTGGCAATTATGATCCTTCTCCCACCGCGATGTTACGCTACCAGCTGACATTCTGA
- a CDS encoding DUF6800 family protein, which translates to MGRVQKGRELAQRRSRKAKLKKLRDKFEKAKDASEKEQIKEKVRKISPFAVLEESA; encoded by the coding sequence ATGGGACGTGTTCAAAAAGGGCGTGAGTTAGCTCAACGTCGTAGCCGGAAAGCCAAACTGAAGAAACTCCGGGACAAGTTCGAGAAAGCCAAAGACGCTTCTGAAAAAGAACAGATCAAAGAGAAAGTACGCAAAATCAGCCCCTTTGCGGTTCTCGAAGAATCTGCCTGA